Below is a genomic region from Peromyscus leucopus breed LL Stock chromosome 17, UCI_PerLeu_2.1, whole genome shotgun sequence.
cattttattttgttttcaagttaCATTTCAAgaaaaggtcattttttttttctccacaataTCTCATAATTCCTTGAAACAGCCCAGCATCTACCATAAACCACTTCCAACCAGATCTCAAGTCTGCAGCTATTGGCTTTGGTTTATTGATGAATGAAATTTTCAGCTCTGCTACAGGGACTAGACACACACAACTCAGTCCCGTGAATGAAAATTCAGTCACAAAGAGCACCCTTGTGTTTACCAGTTTGGGGGCTGACTAAAgctgacacaataggagactacCAGCACAGCTTTTCCCGAAACTGCTGAGACTCCTGAATGAGAGcctgcagaggactggaggcTATTAGTCGAGAAGAGTGCCTTTAACGCTTCTCACATGCTGCCCAACTCTCCCAATCTCAGAGACTGTGTAGAGTTCAAATCCCGTGTGCTAATGTCTGGGAAGTGACAAGTTAGTGACTATCTTAGAAAGATGTAGAGAGGTCACACTTCCTATTGCATCTTCCAGAGTGGCACTGTAATATGGGTCCTTTTAGGGTTGGCTCCTGATAGTCTTGTGGACCTATTCCAATGGGTTCACAAAGAAAAGCAGAGTCAGAGCTGAGTTCCCCTTTAAAAGTCAAACACCTACATCTAGGAGGAGGCTCTCCTACCTGAAAGCCCCTGCCCTAAATGGGTTCCCACTGTGGAAACCCTCAGGTCTCGAGGTTAGTTACAGGGCAGCCATGTTGGATAAGGCTGGCTGTAGGTAACTGGAGGATGGGCGATGTAATAGTTGTTGAAGTTGCCATCGCTGACATAAGGAGCTGGCTGGTAGTAACAGGTGACATTGGTGGCACTAGGGATGATGTTTTGCTCTGCCAGCACTCGCAAGGCCAGGAGAGAGATGAGGTTCAGGGTCTGCCTGTGTTCGTGCCCCATAAGGCACACGGTGCTTTCGTTCACTACCCTGCGAAGAATCAAGAGGTAGTCGTACTTGCTTCTCTCTTCTTCAGCGAAGTGGTTTTGAAGGTAGGTCTCCAGCTTCCTCTGCTGTTCCAGGATGTCTGGGAAGTCGATGAAAAACCTGGAGCACATGTAACGCTCTAGAGTCTTGATTTCCTCCTGGTCCGCAGGCCTGAAGTCCCGCACCAGAAGGTTGCTGTACTTAAGAAGACCCCTGCCTCGGATTTCTTCAGGGTTCTTGGTGGCGATCAGCCTGTTCTGAAGACGGTCAAAGGCTTCCTCAAAATCCCCGTACACACTCTCCCCGATCACTGTGGGGTGGAAATGCTCAGAGATGGGATTACTGGAGCAGTCATAGAAAAACAGCAAAGAGTCTAGAATGATTTGGAAGGAGTCCACACTGAACTCAAACTGACGCCGGGTGGAGTCAACAAACTTGAGCTCCACGTTCCTCCCGTTCTTGTTGGAGAGGGAAATCAGGCTCCAGTGGTCTGCCTCTGTGCAGACCTTCACCAGCTTCTGCACATATGCCTCCTTCAGGGTGACAGGGCTGATTTTGAGCTTATTCACGCCCTCTGGCCGAAAGTTCAGAAGGGAACACAGAACTACATCTCTCACCAGCTGAAATTCTGTCTCCGTGGGAAGAGCCACGTGAAAGATGAGATCCAGATCTTTGCAACCCAAGCCGTTGTCTTTGACCAAAACATGGCCAGCTGCAGAGCTGTTCAATCGGACGTCCTGAACTTTGATGCCTGCCTCCTTCAGCCGGCTGCGGACAGTCTGGACGATGTCCTTAAGGGTTATCTCCAAGGTTGGAAAGTTGCCTCGTCCGTGGACGGGTACGACCTCTGTCAGAACCTCATGCAGCCGGCTAACCTGGTCCCAGTTGAGCACGCTGAGGGACTCACAGTCCCTGGTACTGCTGCCCTCCTCTGCCATCTTGGGGGATGTTCTAGCCAGGGGGAGCTGGGCGCTGGAAGAGGCGGcgacagaggcaggtggttggCGTGGGCAGCCCCCAGCAGGAGCGGCTTGGTGACTACGGCCCCTAGACAGCTGCCACGAGTGAGCGGTCCCACCGCTGCCCCCTTCGATCTTAACCGACCTGATCACTCCCCCACGCCTCCCTGCCCCTGAAAGCATTTTTGTAAGTCAATCTTAACCTATTCCCAATCTGGTATATTAAATCCCCCAGAGACCAGAAACCAGGTGCTAACATTCTGGGGGATCTGAATGAAATCTTTAGTCATCCTGCTCGTAATGGTGGTGTCCTGTTGCTTCAGCAGTCCAATTAACTGTTCCTCCAGGAGCGACTGCGAACTAGCTGCACCCATAACAATTCACCCGctcttacctttttaaaaaatactggcCAGCCTTTCTTTGGGTGTCCTTCAGTGCATTCCTTTTTTCTTATATCTTGGTGGAAGCTCCACTTGTAGCGCCCATACTATTACctattcaccatgtctgagcgaggggctgaggattaaagcagagacaagacagcgggtcatttgTCTCAGTAGAATGCCGtttattaaaggagggaggaggccttaaatacaggcttacagcacagtgggagaaccctggagggcagaagtttgctacaaatgttttacattcttgcatcctagctgtttacaccaatatgcaggatacacaaacaaagaacctcctgtaagctgtttaggaggaaggaaaccagggaattagcatagggaggacatctaatcaaggtcagcaagcaaggccacaGCCACACAAGGAATGGAGGTCAGGGCCCAAcaccaaatttcttggacattttcttttatgactttgttggctttagtgttttctttgactgaccaATCTATTTCTTCTATGGTATCTTCATtgacagagattctctcttccatctcttgaagTCTGTTGtttatgtttgcatctgtagttcctgtttgtttactcataatttccatttctagcattccctcagtttttgtcttctttattgtctttagttcagttttaaaatttggactgtttccttcacctgtttaattgctttttcttggcaatctttaagggatttatttatttcttctacttttttgttggtcttttccttgatttctttaagggaatttttcatttcctctttaaagatctttatcatcttcttttttttttaaatttttatttattttattttacaataccattcagttctacaaatcagccatgggttcccctattctcccccctcccacaccctccccttgccccagcccaccccccattcccacctcctccagggcaaatcctcccccgagaactgcgatcaacctggtagactcagtccaggcaggtccagtcccttcctcccagactgagccaagtgtccctgcataagctccaggtttcaaacagccaactcatgcaatgagcacaggacttggtcccactgcctagttgcctcccaaactgatcaagccaatcaactgtcacacctattcagagggcctgatccagctggggcccctcagcctttggttcatagttcatgtgtttccattcatttggctattttttttcaataattgactaaaaccaaaatttattataagccacagtcgtcctagggaacctccatgctatatatatagcctccatggttctatgggttgtggtctgattgttctttatttaatatctagaatccacttatgagtgagtacataccatgactgtctttctgggtttgggttacctcactcaggatgattttttctagttccatccatttacctgcaaatttcatgctttcattgtttctctctgctgagtagtactccattgtgtatatgtaccacatttttttttcatccattcttccgttgatgggcatctaggttgtttccaggtactggctattacaaatagtgctgctatgaacatagctgagcatgtatctttatggtatgaatcagcattccttgggtatatgcccaagagtgggatggctgggtcttgaggtagttcgattcctaattttctgagaaaccaccatactgatttccacagtggttgtacaagtttacattcccaccaacagtggaggagtgttccctttgctccacatcctctccaacattgactgtcattggtgtttttgatcgtagccattctgacaggtgtaaggtggtatctcagagtcattttgatttgcatttctctgatgattaaggatgttgagcatttctttaaatgtctttcagccatttgtagttcttgttctgtgaattctctgtttagctctttagcccattttttaattggactgttcagtattttgatgtctagtttcttgagttctttatatactgtggagatcaatcctctgtcagttgtggggttggtgaagatcttttcccattctgttggctgtctttttgtcttactgactgtgtcttttgccctgcaaaagcttctcagttttgagaggtcccatttattaatggttgtgctcagggtctgtgctgttcggtgttttatttaggaaatggtctccgtgccaatgcgttcaagagtgcttcctactttcttttctattaagtttagtgtaactggatttatgttcaggtctttgatccacttggacttgtgtTTTTTGCATGGTGACAgaaatggatctatttgtaatcttttacatattgacatccagctatgccagcaccatttgttgaagatactttctttgttccattgtatagttttggctcctttgtcaaaaacaaggtgttcatatgtgcatggattaatgtcagggtcttcaatttgattccattggtccgtatgtcggtttttattccagtaccaagctgtttttattactatagctctatagtagagtttgaggtcagggatggtgatgcctccaaaggttgctgtatcatataggattcttttagctatcctgggtcttttgtttttccatatgaagttgagtatttttctttccaagtctgtgaagaattgtgttgggattttgatggggattgcattgaatctgtagattgcttttggtaagattgccatttttactatgttaatcctacctatccatgagcatgggagatccttccattttctgatatcttcttcaatttctttcttta
It encodes:
- the LOC114686966 gene encoding terminal nucleotidyltransferase 5C-like; the protein is MAEEGSSTRDCESLSVLNWDQVSRLHEVLTEVVPVHGRGNFPTLEITLKDIVQTVRSRLKEAGIKVQDVRLNSSAAGHVLVKDNGLGCKDLDLIFHVALPTETEFQLVRDVVLCSLLNFRPEGVNKLKISPVTLKEAYVQKLVKVCTEADHWSLISLSNKNGRNVELKFVDSTRRQFEFSVDSFQIILDSLLFFYDCSSNPISEHFHPTVIGESVYGDFEEAFDRLQNRLIATKNPEEIRGRGLLKYSNLLVRDFRPADQEEIKTLERYMCSRFFIDFPDILEQQRKLETYLQNHFAEEERSKYDYLLILRRVVNESTVCLMGHEHRQTLNLISLLALRVLAEQNIIPSATNVTCYYQPAPYVSDGNFNNYYIAHPPVTYSQPYPTWLPCN